GCGCACCTCATCGGCGACCTGGGACGCCAGCCGGGTGCGCCCGTCGTACATGGTGAGCAGGATCGTCGAGACATGGAGCTTGGGGTTGAGATGCCCCCGCACCAGATCGACGTTCCGCAGCAGCTGCCCCAGTCCCTCCAGTGCGTAGTACTCGCACTGAATCGGGATCAGCACCTCGGCGCCGGCCACCAGGGCGTTGACCGTGAGCAGGCCGAGGGAGGGCGGGCAGTCGATGAAGATGTAGTCCAGCGGCTGTTCGTACGCCTTGATGGCGCGGTCCAGCCGGCTCTCACGTGCCACCAGCGAGACCAGCTCGATCTCCGCACCGGCCAGATCGATCGTGGCGGGCGCACAGAACAGGCCCTCCACATCCACGACCGGCTGCACCACGTCGGAGAGAGGCTTGCTGTCCACCAGCACGTCATAGATGGAGGGCACTTCGGAGTGATGGTCGATCCCCAGCGCCGTGGAGGCATTGCCCTGGGGATCGAGGTCGATCACCAGAACCCGGGCACCGTGCAGGGCCAAGGAGGCCGCCAGGTTCACCGTGGTCGTGGTCTTTCCGACCCCGCCCTTCTGGTTGGCAACCACCATGACCCGCGTCTGTTCAGGCCGGGGCAGCCCCTCACCCGCGCGGCCAAGTGCCTCCACCGCCAGCTGAGCTGCACGACCGATCGGGGTGTCGTCCATCGGGGGCGGCGTTTCACGTGAAACGTCGTCCCCGAACGACTCGCTACGGGGACCGGGGACCGGATCGGTCATCGGTCCCGCGATGTTGGCGTCGGACCGCAAGGATTCACTCTCCTCGACATCAGGCTCGCAATGTTCAGAGCCTGCCATGCTTTCGGTGTCGTGAACCAGTGAGGTCCGTTCTCCTGTGGACGAATCCACTTCTGTGGATACTTCGCTGACCCTTGTGGGTCTACGGTCGCGCGGCACGGCGGCCGCACGACCACGGTCGATGATCCCTTGCAGCAGAGAACGACGTTTCACGTGAAACACGATGCCAGCGTCGCGCCTGAATCAGCCGCGACACTCCGTCTTGTGTCGTTTTGATGGCATTTACGGAATTCACCCGTTCCTCATCTTCGCGGAACGGAATGCCCTCACCTCAACGCCGGCCTCCATCGCGCCGGCATCGGGCATCAGCGACGGCGCCCCCTCGACGCACGACTCACGCGCGCCGCCTTCGCCCGCTTGGCCGCAAAGCGCACACCGCCGGGGCTCTCGCCCACCTCGACCCGCACCACGGTCGACGGCGGATCCACAATGCCCTCGCCCACGTGCACCACCGAGGTCTCCACCACACCGAGCTTGCTCAGCGCCGCCCGGGCCCCCTTGAGCTCCTCCTCCGCCGCATCGCCCTTGAGCGCCAGCATCTCGCCGTAGGGACGCAACAGCGGCACACCCCAGCCGGCCAGCCGGTCGAGGGGGGCGACGGCACGCGCCGTCACCACATGCACCTGGGGGAGCTTGCCCATGACCTCTTCGGCCCGCCCGCGCACGACCGTGACATGGTCCAGCCCGAGCAGCTCGACGACCTCCTGAAGGAAGTTCGTACGCCGCAGCAGCGGCTCCAGCAGCGTGATCTTCAGATCCGGGCGCACCAGGGCCAGCGGGATACCGGGCAGCCCGGCCCCCGAGCCCACGTCGCAGACCGAGACGCCCTCGGGCACCACCTCGGAGAGCACGGCGCAGTTCAGCAGATGCCGCTCCCACAGCCGCGGCACCTCACGCGGGCCGATGAGCCCACGCTTCACCCCGGCGTCGGCGAGCAGTTCGCCGTACCGCACGGCTTCCGGAAAGCGCTCACCGAATACCTCCTCCGCCGCCTTCGGCGCAGGAGGGAGCTCTGCTGCTTCCTCCGTCACGGGAACCGCCCTTCTTCTGGACTGCTTTTTCTGCCGGGGACCCGGGTTACGCCCCCGGGATAACACAGAACGCTGACAACTTTTGGCCCCGCCTGCGAGCAGACGGGGCCAAAGAAAAAACGGGAGCGCTGAGCGGTCAGGCCGGGAGGACAACCACTCGACGCTGCGGCTCCTCGCCCTCGGACTCGCTCCGGAGCCCGGCCGCCGCCACCGCGTCGTGGACGACCTTGCGCTCGAACGGCGTCATCGGGTCGAGCTTCACCGGCTCGCCGGTGCCCTTGGCCTCCTCCGCCGCCTTCGCGCCGATCTCCGAGAGCTCCTCACGCTTACGCGCCCGGAAGCCGGCGATGTCCAGCATCAGACGGCTGCGGTCACCGGTTTCACGGTGAACGGCCAGCCGGGTCAGCTCCTGCAGAGCCTCCAGCACCTCACCCTCGCGACCCACCAGCTTCTGCAGGTCACGGCTGGTCGAGTCGCTGATGATCGACACCGCGGCGCGGTCGGCCTCGACATCCATGTCGATGTCACCGTCGAGGTCGGCGATGTCCAGCAGACCCTCGAGGTAGTCGGCCGCGATCTCGCCTTCCTGCTCCAGGCGGGTCAGGGTGTCGGTGCCCTTGGTGGCAGGGGTCGTGTCCGTCACGAAAGGACTCCTTCTTACTTCTTGGTCGGGTGCTTGGGGCGCGGCTGGCCCTTGCGCTGTCCGGACTTGGTGGTGCGGGACCCGGAAGCGCCGCCCTTCCCCTTGTCCTCCTGCGCGTCCTTCTTCTCCAGCGACGGCTTCTTCGCAGCACCCTGACCGGAGCCCGAGCCACCCGATGCCGATCCGGCACGCGTACGGGCCTGCGCACCGCCGGCCGCGGCGCCGCCGGTCTGCCGCTTGCTCTTCGTCTGGCGCTTGGGCTGCTGGCGGTTCTGGCGTGCCTCTTCGACGGCCTGCTTCGCGGCGATCTCGGCCGGGTCCTCGACGAGCTTGCCCGCGGCCCGCAGCCGCTCCTGGCGCTCCTCGAAGGCCTTGCTGCCCGGGGTCGGGTTACGACGGATGATGAACATCTGCTGGCCCATGGTCCACACGTTGGTGGTCAGCCAGTAGACGAGGACACCGACGGGGAAGTTGATGCCGAAGACGGCGAACATGATGGGGAAGACGTACATCAGCATCTTCTGCTGCTGCATGAACGGCGTCTTCACCGTGAGGTCGACGTTCTTGGTCATCAGCTGACGCTGCGTGTAGAACTGCGACGCCGACATCAGGACGATCATGATGACCGTGACCACGCGGACGTCGACCACGGAAGCACCCAGGCTCTGGATCTTCTCCGCGCTGTCCATGAACTTCGCCGCCAGCGGCGCACCGAAGATGTGGGCCTTCTGCGCACTCTCCAGAAGCGGCTGGTCGATGACGCCGACCACCTTGTTCTGGGCGATGTGGTTCAGGACCTGGTACAGCGAGATGAAGAACGGCGACTGGGCCAGAATCGGGAGACAGCTCGAGAGCGGGTTGGTGCCCGTCTCCTTGTAGAGCTTCATCATCTCTTCGGACTGGCGCTGCTTGTCGCTCTTGTAGCGCTCCTGGATCGCCTTCATCTTCGGCTGGAGCGCCTGCATGTTCCGCGTCGACTTGATCTGCTTCACGAAGAGCGGGATCAGGCAGATACGGATCAGCACCACCAGCGAGACGATGGACAGACCCCACGCCGCGCCACTGTCCTTGTCAAAGATGAGGCTGTAGAACGAGTGGAACTGGACGATGATCCAGGAAACAGCGATATAGAGGGGACTGAGGATCGTGTCCACGAATCAGGCTCCTTGGGCGTTGGGCTGAGTCTCGGGCTGGGCGACAGGCTCAGGGACGGTGGGCCCGCCCAGGCGGCTCCTCAGCCGCTGATGCCAAACCGGACGCTTCCGGGGAGGGACGTGGTCGACGCCACCGAGCGACCACGGATTGCACCGCAGGATGCGCCAGGCTGTCAGCGCAGTTCCTTTCACCGCGCCATGCCGGTCGATGGCCGTGTAGCCATAGTGCGAGCACGACGGGTAGTACTTGCAGACCGGCCCCAGCAAGGGGCTGATGGTCCACTGGTAGATCTTGATCAAAAGCAGCAGCGGGTACTTCACTGTGCGCTCCCTCCCGGGTCCCGTCCGGGGTTCCGGGGGCCCGGGGCGCAGCCGCCGTCGGTCGCGGTCCCCGGGGGATTGCAGCCTCTCGGCACCCCTCCCAGCAGCCGCTCGAGGGCGGCATCCAGGTCGCGGGCCAGCTGACCGTGATCCGCATCACCCGCACCGGGCAGGGCCCGTACGACAACCAGGCTACCGGTGGGCAGCCGGTCCAGCCGGTCGCGCATGAGATGGCGCAGCCTGCGCTTGACCTTGTTGCGGACGACAGCGATGCCAACTGCCTTGCTCACGACGAAACCCGCACGTGCCGGGGGAACGCTTTCCCCCGACCCGTGCGGGTCCGTTGCACCGCTACGAAAATGAACGACAAGGAGCGGGCGCCCGGCCCTGCGTCCCCGGCGTACCGCGGTCGCAAAGTCCTCGCGCCGCCTCAGCCGATACTCGGTAGGCAGCACGTCATGGACCTAGGTTGCTGCTCAGGCCGACAGGCGGGCGCGACCCTTGCCACGGCGGGACGCGAGAATCGCGCGGCCGGCACGGGTCCGCATGCGCAGACGGAAGCCATGGGTCTTCGCGCGACGGCGGTTGTTCGGCTGGAAGGTGCGCTTGCTCACTCGGGGGCTCCAGGAATGCTTGTTGTCTCAGGAGAGACAGATGTGGGGCGTCGACTGGCTGTCACCGTGCGCCCACGAGTAGCTCGCAACGCCTAAGTGCACCGCTACACGATCACTCGAGCGTGATCTTTGCCCATCGGAGGCAGGCGGCAGCAGCCATCGACAACTCGACCTGGTCACGGTACGCGCGGCTACGCCATCCGGTCAAACCGGCTCCTCGGCATCGCCCGCCGGCCCCTTGTCAGGACACACTATGCACAGCCTGTGGACAACAACTTGAATCCCCAGGCCCGCCCTGACTACCGTGGCTGAACTTCGATTCCTTCCCGCCCGTCCTGAGAATCACACATTCGTGGGACTGTGAGAGAGCGTGCCCTGTGGCTGATGTACCTGCCGATCTTGCCGCAGTGTGGCCGCGCGTGCTCGACCATCTCCTTCGCGCGGAGGCCGACGGCCTCAAGCCCAAGGACCAGGACTGGCTCAAGCGCACCCAGCCGCTGGCGCTGGTCGCCGACACCGCGTTGCTCGCTGTCCCCAATGAATTCGCCAAGGGTGTGCTCGAAGGCCGGCTGGCA
This genomic stretch from Streptomyces nigrescens harbors:
- a CDS encoding protein jag encodes the protein MTDTTPATKGTDTLTRLEQEGEIAADYLEGLLDIADLDGDIDMDVEADRAAVSIISDSTSRDLQKLVGREGEVLEALQELTRLAVHRETGDRSRLMLDIAGFRARKREELSEIGAKAAEEAKGTGEPVKLDPMTPFERKVVHDAVAAAGLRSESEGEEPQRRVVVLPA
- the rsmG gene encoding 16S rRNA (guanine(527)-N(7))-methyltransferase RsmG, producing the protein MTEEAAELPPAPKAAEEVFGERFPEAVRYGELLADAGVKRGLIGPREVPRLWERHLLNCAVLSEVVPEGVSVCDVGSGAGLPGIPLALVRPDLKITLLEPLLRRTNFLQEVVELLGLDHVTVVRGRAEEVMGKLPQVHVVTARAVAPLDRLAGWGVPLLRPYGEMLALKGDAAEEELKGARAALSKLGVVETSVVHVGEGIVDPPSTVVRVEVGESPGGVRFAAKRAKAARVSRASRGRRR
- a CDS encoding AAA family ATPase — protein: MAGSEHCEPDVEESESLRSDANIAGPMTDPVPGPRSESFGDDVSRETPPPMDDTPIGRAAQLAVEALGRAGEGLPRPEQTRVMVVANQKGGVGKTTTTVNLAASLALHGARVLVIDLDPQGNASTALGIDHHSEVPSIYDVLVDSKPLSDVVQPVVDVEGLFCAPATIDLAGAEIELVSLVARESRLDRAIKAYEQPLDYIFIDCPPSLGLLTVNALVAGAEVLIPIQCEYYALEGLGQLLRNVDLVRGHLNPKLHVSTILLTMYDGRTRLASQVADEVRSHFGHEVLRTSIPRSVRISEAPSYGQTVLTYDPGSSGSLSYLEAAREIALRGVPQTGGQGLSVNYEAQHSISEGTQ
- the rpmH gene encoding 50S ribosomal protein L34, producing the protein MSKRTFQPNNRRRAKTHGFRLRMRTRAGRAILASRRGKGRARLSA
- the yidD gene encoding membrane protein insertion efficiency factor YidD, yielding MKYPLLLLIKIYQWTISPLLGPVCKYYPSCSHYGYTAIDRHGAVKGTALTAWRILRCNPWSLGGVDHVPPRKRPVWHQRLRSRLGGPTVPEPVAQPETQPNAQGA
- the yidC gene encoding membrane protein insertase YidC, with translation MDTILSPLYIAVSWIIVQFHSFYSLIFDKDSGAAWGLSIVSLVVLIRICLIPLFVKQIKSTRNMQALQPKMKAIQERYKSDKQRQSEEMMKLYKETGTNPLSSCLPILAQSPFFISLYQVLNHIAQNKVVGVIDQPLLESAQKAHIFGAPLAAKFMDSAEKIQSLGASVVDVRVVTVIMIVLMSASQFYTQRQLMTKNVDLTVKTPFMQQQKMLMYVFPIMFAVFGINFPVGVLVYWLTTNVWTMGQQMFIIRRNPTPGSKAFEERQERLRAAGKLVEDPAEIAAKQAVEEARQNRQQPKRQTKSKRQTGGAAAGGAQARTRAGSASGGSGSGQGAAKKPSLEKKDAQEDKGKGGASGSRTTKSGQRKGQPRPKHPTKK